The following is a genomic window from Niabella soli DSM 19437.
TGAAAAACTAATGACTGTTAAAAAAATATTTATGTATTTTCCTCGCGGAAATTCCCCATTCTATTTATAAAAATATGAACGAAGCAATCAGGCATTTTATCCAAAAAGTAAACGAGAGAAATATCGGAGAACCGGAATTTTTGCAGGCAGTCAGCGAAGTTGCAGAATCACTTATTCCCTATATTGAATCGCAGTCGCAATACAAAAAAAGTAAAATTTTAGAACGCCTTGTTGAGCCGGAGCGCGTGGTGATTTTCCGGGTTCCCTGGCTCGATGATAAGGGAGAGGTTCAGGTAAACCGGGGGTTCCGGGTTCAGATGAACAGTTCCATAGGGCCTTTTAAAGGAGGCCTGCGGTTTCATCCGTCCGTAAACCTGAGTGTTTTGAAGTTTTTGGCCTTTGAACAAGCTTTTAAAAACAGTTTGACCGGCCTGCCTATCGGCGCCGGAAAAGGCGGTTCTGATTTTGATCCAAAGGGCAAATCAGAAAACGAAGTGATGAAATTCTGCCAAAGTTTTATGACAGAGCTGTACCGGCATGTTGGAGATGATATCGACATCCCCGCGGGGGACATTGGCGTGGGCAAGCGCGAGATCGGATATCTCTTCGGGCAGTACAAAAGGATTACCGGCACTTTTAACGGGGTGCTGACCGGAAAGGGCTATGAATGGGGCGGCAGCCTGATTCGCCCGGAAGCGACGGGTTATGGCCTTGTTTATTTTGTTGAAGAGATGCTGAAAATGAAAGATGATACATTAGTAGGTAAGAAAGTAACCATTTCAGGCTCGGGAAACGTGGCCCAGTTTGCTGCTGAAAAATGTATTGAAAAAGGCGCCAAGGTATTGACTATGTCTGATTCCGAAGGTTTTATTTATGATCCGGCAGGCATCGACCAGGCGAAGCTGGAATACATAAAAGACCTGAAAGATAATTTACGCGGCCGCATAAAAAAATATGCCACTAAGTACAAATGCGAATACTTCCCGGGAGAACGCCCCTGGAAGATCAAATGCGATATAGCGTTGCCCAATGCCACACAAAACGAGCTGGATCTGCACGACGCCAAAACACTTATCAAGAACGGATGCTTCTGTGTTGCGGAAGGCGCCAATATGCCCTGCACACCGGAAGCCATCGCCGTTTTTAACAAAGCCAATATATTTTATGCCCCCGGAAAGGCGGCAAATGCAGGCGGTGTGGCGGTTTCAGGACTGGAAATGTCGCAGAATTCCCAACGTTATTCGTGGTCGAGAGAAGAAGTCGACAATAAACTCAAAGGTATTATGCAGGACATCCATCAGCTTTGCCTTAAATATGGCAAGGATCCTCATGGACATATTAATTATGAAAAAGGCGCCAACATTGGTGGCTTTGTAAAAATAGCCGAAGCCATGCTGGCACAGGGTGTGGTGTAATATTTGCATTTTTCAATGTATATCGAACTGCGAAGTCTCCCGGCTTCGCAGTTTTATTTTGTCGCTTTTAGTGATATAACTGCACGAAAAACAGCAACATTATCTGATTCGCCGCCCATTAATACTCACTTATAACATCATATCCTTATTTTTACAAAAAATAGCTACACCAATGAAAAAAGTTTTTATTGCACTCCTTTCCGTAACACTGGTCCTTTCCTGTTCAAAATCTGATGTAAAAAACGATGAAAAGCCTGCACACCAGCCCATCTCAGGAATGGGAGAAACTACCGGTGCACTGCAAGGCACAGCTTTCACACTGCCGCAGGGCGTAACACTTGTGAACAATGAAATCAACGGGTATTTGTCAGGTGATGTATGCAAAGAATTGAGTTCAGGTTACTATGTAGCCGTATACTTTGTTCTTAAGAATACGACCGGCGCAGCTATCAGCGTTACCTTTCCTGCCGGGCTTACGATAAAAGCACTGGATGCCAGTTATCAAAACGGTTTTGTACTCCAGGAAGAAACGATCTCCATCAACGCAGGGGCAAGTTGTCTGGTTTTACTAAACGGCTACTGCCTGAACGCCAGCAGGCATGCTTCATCCGATGGGGCACAATATACCTGGGGACCCGTAACGAATGCTCCTGAAATGGTTTACCTTATCAATCTTTGTAAGAGCAAAAAAATTGATCAGGACACCGACCTGCAGGGCGCGATATGGTCCATCACGGATGGTGATGGGTTGAATGACTATGACATCCAGAATATTAAAAGCCTACCCAATAAATAAAACGGCTCGTCGAAACTTTGGGTTTCGCAGTCTTATGCTATCGTTTGCAGCGATCTGTACGAATACTATTTTTATTCGTAACATTGTCCCATGGCAGCAACGGTTTATTTAATTCCCACTTATTTGCATGAACAGAACCTGGAAGTATTGCCTTCCTATATCCTGGAAACCATTGAAAAATGTGCTGTTCTTTTTGTTGAGAACGAACGCACCGCCCGCCGGTATCTCAAGCAATTAAAAAAAGAAATCGTCATCGATCACTTTGAGTGGTTTGGCATCCAGAAGGCAGAAGAACAGGTTTTGCAGCAATTCCGGCAGCAGTTACAACAGCAAAAGACCATTGGCATCATTAGCGAAGCCGGTTGCCCTGGTGTTGCCGACCCGGGCCAGTTGTTGGTTGCTGCCGCACAGGATGCAGGAGTTACTGTAGTTCCGCTAGTAGGGCCCAGTTCCATTCTGCTGGCGCTTATGGCCAGCGGACTAAACGGTCAGCAGTTTAGTTTTTTGGGGTACCTGCCTATTGATAACGGGCAACGCATTAAAGCGATAAAGGAATTGGAAAATGAATCGCAGCGAAAAAACAGCACCCAGATCTTTATTGAAACGCCGTATCGCAACAACCAGCTACTGGAAACTTTATTGAAACACTGTCATCCGCAAACCCGGTTGTGTATTGCCGTAAACATCACGGCACCCGATGAGGCCATCAAAACCAAAACGATTCTTCAATGGCAAAAGGAGGTTCCGGAACTGCATAAAAAACCGGCCATTTTTCTCTTAATACGCTGAGGCGCCTGCATCCGTCATAGAAAGAATACTATCCACAACGTACACGGTATTACCCCGCCAGGGCAGCGCGCCGCGGTATTCTTTATAATGCAGGTCGAAACGCTTACCGCTATGCATCGCCAGCGAATCATATATACGTTTGCTTTCGATGGAGAACACAAAATTATTCGACTGGGCACCACCGCCTACGGCGCCTTTGATGCCGGCCTGGATCAGCTCGCCCTCAAAGGTTTTAAAGACCTGTCCTTTACGCACCACATTTTTCAAAATGCCTGATTTTACGCCATCGCCGAAAACATTATAATAATGCCAGTACATATAAGCACCTCCCAGCACAATAACAGCCAGCAGCACCCGCAACAGGTAGCGGCCGCACCCTGAACGATTGTTTGTTTTCTTTTGGTTTTCAACTGGTAAGGTTTCCATAAAAATTCGTTTTGTTATAAAAAATTAACGTACAATATTCAAGATTGCATTATTTTTGTGCTTCGAAAGTACAATTTGTTTTTAAATGAATAACTTTTTAAAACATACAAAACACGTTGCATTTCATGCAAATATCACTACCGGGATCTATGCGGTAGGGTTTGACGTGATAGTATGTTTTCCCCGACCGATGCGTAGTCCTGAATGCTGACAGGACGTACCCCTGACCTGGGCCCTGTCAGTGAAACATCTCCGCTAAAATTTTTATCAGGACTGGTCGCCCCCGCAATTCATTCAATTACACATCGTGGACAATCTCAATCAGGAAATTATCGTTAGGGTAGCCGAAGCTGCCGATAAACGGTTTGCAAAAATCATCACGGACGAAATGGAGTCTTCTGCCAAAGCCCGCGGAACGGGCATTGCCAAAAGAAGCCCTGCATATATTGAAAAAAAAATCGACGAAGGCAAGGCCGTTATTGCCCTTACCAAAAAAGGGGAATGGGTAGGCTTTTGTTATATCGAAACCTGGAGCCATGGAGAATACGTTGCCAACTCCGGTTTAATTGTTGCCCCTCCTTTTAGAAAAAGCGGTGTGGCCAAACAAATTAAACAGACCATCTTCAAACTCAGCCGCAAGATGTACCCCGAAGCAAAAATTTTCGGGCTAACCACCGGGCTGGCCGTTATGAAGATCAACAGCGACCTCGGATATGAGCCGGTTACTTATTCCGAATTAACACAGGACGAACAATTTTGGGCGGGATGTAAGAGCTGCGTGAACTATGAAATTCTTATGAGCAAAGACCGTAAGAATTGCATGTGCACCGCCATGCTTTATGATCCTAAAGACCATTATGAACCTGAAGAAACAAAAGCGTTTTTTGAGGAAAATAAAACCGGGCTGGAACGCCTGCAGCGTTTTAAACAATGGAAATTCTTAAAAGCTTTCCGGAAAAAAGATAAAACCGGGGGTGGCGCAGGAGGCGGAACATTGAAATCGTTTTTTAAAGGGATGTTTCATTTATAAATCAAATCATAAGTCAATAATATTATGGCAAAAAAAGTTGTATTAGGGTTTAGCGGCGGTTTAGACACTTCCTTTTGTGTAAAATATCTTACTGATGAAAAAGGGTATGAAGTACACAGCATTATTGTGAACACCGGCGGCTTCAGCGAAGAGGAGTTGAAAAAGATTGAGGAGCATGCTAAAAAGCTGGGTGTAAAATCGCATAAAGCAGTAAATGCCGTAAAAAACTATTACGACTCCATTATCCGCTACCTGGTTTTCGGAAATGTGCTCAAGAATAACACATACCCCTTAAGCGTATCTGCAGAGCGCTTAAGCCAGGCGCTGCATATTGCAAAATACGCCCGGGAAATCAATGCCGATGCTATCGCACACGGAAGTACCGGTGCGGGCAACGACCAGGTGCGTTTTGATATGATCTTCCAGATCATGGCCCCGGAAATAGAGATCATCACTCCTATCCGTGATATGAATCTCAGCCGCGCTTCCGAGGTAGAATATCTGCAAAGTAAAGGTGTGGATATGAACTTCGAAAAGTCAGTCTACTCAATAAACAAAGGCCTTTGGGGTACCAGCGTTGGGGGAAAAGAAACACTTTCCTCGAACGGCTACCTGCCGGATGAGGCCTGGCCTACTCCGGTTACCCAAACAGGTACCGAACCCGTTAAACTTTCGTTTGAGCAAGGGGAGCTTAAAAAAGTAAATGATGAAACTTTTGACCACCCTACTCAGGCCATTCAACACTTACAGCAAATTGCAGGTCCTTACGGCATCGGGCGTGATATACATGTAGGCGATACGATCATTGGTATAAAGGGCCGCGTGGGCTTTGAAGCGGCTGCACCCATCCTGATCATTAAAGCGCACCATGCACTGGAAAAACATGTATTGAGCAAATGGCAGTTACAGTGGAAAGACCAGCTTTCTTCGTTCTATGGCACCTGGCTGCATGAAGGCCAGATCCTGGACCCGGTAATGCGGGATATCGAAGCCTACCTGGAAAGCAGCCAGCGCAATGTAACCGGCGATGTGTTCCTGCAATTGCATCCCTACCGCTACCAGGTATTGGGCATAGAAAGCCCTTATGATTTAATGAACAATGCTTTTGGAAGCTATGGCGAAACCAACAGGAGTTTTACCGGTGATGATGTAAAAGGGTTTACCAAAATATTTGGCAACCAAACTTCCATCTACCACCAGATAAAAGAACATGCCAACAAGGGATAATAAAATAGTAAGCGGCGCACAACCGCTTCATTCCTATATCTGGGGAAGAGATTGCACTGCGGCTGTTTTGACCGATAATGCATCGCTGTCCATAAAGCAGGAAACCATCCCCACCGGCAACGGTGAGCAATTGCACTTTCATCATACCGCTGTTCAGTTTTTTTTTATATTGAAAGGCAGGGCTGGCTTTGAGATTGATGCAGTTTTTTATACAGTAAACGCCAACGAGGGGATCCTGATTTATCCCGGCCAAAAGCACCGGGTTTTCAATGAAGGCATGGAGGAGCTGGAATTTATTGTGTATTCACAGCCTTCAACCAACAATGACCGTGTAAATTTGTAATAATAATAAGCTTTTCGTCAGAAAAGAGTTGTAGATCATAAAAGCAGCGGGGCTATGATTTATATAACGCAGTTGATCTATATAAAAGGCGGACAGGAAGAGGTATTCAATCAGTTTGAAGCCATTGCGATTCCGTTAATAACGAAATATAATGGCCGGCTTTTGTTGCGCATAAGACCCACAGAAGATTCTTTTATAGAAGAGCATATCGAAAAGCCCTTTGAAATTCATTTTGTTGAATTTGATACGGAATATGATTTTCAGAATTTTATGAAAGATGAAGAACGAAAGAAAATAGTACACTTAAAAGAGCAATCAATAAAAGCTGTTTTATTAGTAAAAGGTGAAAAGGTATAATCAAACAAAATTATTAAATTAAAAATCATGATAAAGGCCGGAATTATTGGGGGCGCAGGGTATACAGGGGGTGAATTAATTCGTTTATTAATCAACCATCCGCAGGTGGATATTGTCTTTATTCATAGCCGCAGCAACGCGGGCAAGTTGGTTACTGATGTACATACCGACCTGATCGGCGATACCGACCTTATATTTGCTGATACGATTTCACAAGATATTGATGTGCTGTTTCTTTGTCTGGGGCATGGGGAGTCAACGCGTTTCCTGCAGGAAACCCCAATCGATCTTTCTGTAAAGATCATTGACCTGGCAAATGACTTTCGTTTGGTAAAAGACCGCAACCAGCCTTCGCTGAACCGCACATTTATTTACGGGCTTCCGGAATTAAACCGGGAGGCTATTAAAACAGCTCAAAATATTGCCAATCCCGGCTGTTTCGCTACAACCATTCAAATGGGTTTATTACCCTTAGCAAGCACCGGCATTTTAAAAGAAATTTATACAACGGGGATCACCGGTTCAACAGGGGCAGGACAAAAACTGGCGGCCACTTCTCATTTCAGTTGGCGCGCCAATAATATACAAGCCTACAAAACGCTTACCCATCAGCATCTGGGTGAGATCGGCGAGTCGTTGGATCAACTACAACCCGGCACGGAGATCAATCTTAGTTTTGTACCCTGGCGGGGCGATTTCACACGCGGTATCTTTGTAAGCTCTACCATTACAACAGATCTTTCCCTGGAAGAACTTTACCGGATTTTTGAAGACTTTTATAAAGGGCATCCGTTCACTTCTGTTAGTCGCGCCCCGATCTTTTTAAAGCAGGTCGTTAATACGAATAAGGCGGTAGTACAACTGGAAAAAGTAGGCACGAAGCTCGTAGTGCATTCCGCTGCGGATAACTTATTAAAAGGCGCCTGCGGGCAGGCAGTCCAGAATATGAACCTGATGTTCGGATTAGATGAGCGCACCGGACTGAACCTGAAACCTATTGCGTTTTAAAGTAAAGACCTGTGAGGTTTTAAAAACCTCACAGGTTTGTTCCTCACTTCAGGATTTTTTCAATAGCGTTCAGCTCTTCTTTTGAAAACTTTTCATTTTGGAGGCATTTTAACGAATCCAGTAATTGTTCGCTGCTGCTGGCGCCCACCAAAACCGAGGTAATCCGTTTATCTTGCAGCAGCCACGCAAGCGCCATTTGCGCGAGCGATTGACCGCGTTTTTTTGCTACTTCGTTTAATGCGGTTACCTGTTGCAGTCTTGCCGGTGTTATTTCCGCCTTTTGCAAAAAGCCATGCTTTTTAGCTGCCCTTGAATTTTTGGGGATCCCTTTTAAATATTTATTGGTCAGTAACCCTTG
Proteins encoded in this region:
- the gdhA gene encoding NADP-specific glutamate dehydrogenase, with the protein product MNEAIRHFIQKVNERNIGEPEFLQAVSEVAESLIPYIESQSQYKKSKILERLVEPERVVIFRVPWLDDKGEVQVNRGFRVQMNSSIGPFKGGLRFHPSVNLSVLKFLAFEQAFKNSLTGLPIGAGKGGSDFDPKGKSENEVMKFCQSFMTELYRHVGDDIDIPAGDIGVGKREIGYLFGQYKRITGTFNGVLTGKGYEWGGSLIRPEATGYGLVYFVEEMLKMKDDTLVGKKVTISGSGNVAQFAAEKCIEKGAKVLTMSDSEGFIYDPAGIDQAKLEYIKDLKDNLRGRIKKYATKYKCEYFPGERPWKIKCDIALPNATQNELDLHDAKTLIKNGCFCVAEGANMPCTPEAIAVFNKANIFYAPGKAANAGGVAVSGLEMSQNSQRYSWSREEVDNKLKGIMQDIHQLCLKYGKDPHGHINYEKGANIGGFVKIAEAMLAQGVV
- a CDS encoding SAM-dependent methyltransferase — encoded protein: MAATVYLIPTYLHEQNLEVLPSYILETIEKCAVLFVENERTARRYLKQLKKEIVIDHFEWFGIQKAEEQVLQQFRQQLQQQKTIGIISEAGCPGVADPGQLLVAAAQDAGVTVVPLVGPSSILLALMASGLNGQQFSFLGYLPIDNGQRIKAIKELENESQRKNSTQIFIETPYRNNQLLETLLKHCHPQTRLCIAVNITAPDEAIKTKTILQWQKEVPELHKKPAIFLLIR
- a CDS encoding GNAT family N-acetyltransferase, encoding MDNLNQEIIVRVAEAADKRFAKIITDEMESSAKARGTGIAKRSPAYIEKKIDEGKAVIALTKKGEWVGFCYIETWSHGEYVANSGLIVAPPFRKSGVAKQIKQTIFKLSRKMYPEAKIFGLTTGLAVMKINSDLGYEPVTYSELTQDEQFWAGCKSCVNYEILMSKDRKNCMCTAMLYDPKDHYEPEETKAFFEENKTGLERLQRFKQWKFLKAFRKKDKTGGGAGGGTLKSFFKGMFHL
- the argG gene encoding argininosuccinate synthase, with product MAKKVVLGFSGGLDTSFCVKYLTDEKGYEVHSIIVNTGGFSEEELKKIEEHAKKLGVKSHKAVNAVKNYYDSIIRYLVFGNVLKNNTYPLSVSAERLSQALHIAKYAREINADAIAHGSTGAGNDQVRFDMIFQIMAPEIEIITPIRDMNLSRASEVEYLQSKGVDMNFEKSVYSINKGLWGTSVGGKETLSSNGYLPDEAWPTPVTQTGTEPVKLSFEQGELKKVNDETFDHPTQAIQHLQQIAGPYGIGRDIHVGDTIIGIKGRVGFEAAAPILIIKAHHALEKHVLSKWQLQWKDQLSSFYGTWLHEGQILDPVMRDIEAYLESSQRNVTGDVFLQLHPYRYQVLGIESPYDLMNNAFGSYGETNRSFTGDDVKGFTKIFGNQTSIYHQIKEHANKG
- a CDS encoding cupin domain-containing protein, whose amino-acid sequence is MPTRDNKIVSGAQPLHSYIWGRDCTAAVLTDNASLSIKQETIPTGNGEQLHFHHTAVQFFFILKGRAGFEIDAVFYTVNANEGILIYPGQKHRVFNEGMEELEFIVYSQPSTNNDRVNL
- the argC gene encoding N-acetyl-gamma-glutamyl-phosphate reductase; its protein translation is MIKAGIIGGAGYTGGELIRLLINHPQVDIVFIHSRSNAGKLVTDVHTDLIGDTDLIFADTISQDIDVLFLCLGHGESTRFLQETPIDLSVKIIDLANDFRLVKDRNQPSLNRTFIYGLPELNREAIKTAQNIANPGCFATTIQMGLLPLASTGILKEIYTTGITGSTGAGQKLAATSHFSWRANNIQAYKTLTHQHLGEIGESLDQLQPGTEINLSFVPWRGDFTRGIFVSSTITTDLSLEELYRIFEDFYKGHPFTSVSRAPIFLKQVVNTNKAVVQLEKVGTKLVVHSAADNLLKGACGQAVQNMNLMFGLDERTGLNLKPIAF